DNA sequence from the Vicia villosa cultivar HV-30 ecotype Madison, WI linkage group LG3, Vvil1.0, whole genome shotgun sequence genome:
TTAACACAAATTATAAAAAACCAAAATTTGTGCAGGTTTGGGAGTACAACTGAAGGAAGGCTTATAAGAATTGACCGGTACTACCTACAAACAAGATACATCTATTTTTAATTAGTCCAtaccataagaactccatagttatgAGTGTTTGACTTGGAACAACTTCGGGATGAGTGACCTATTGGGAAGTTCCTAGAAAGAGTGTGAGTGATGGCAAAAGACGTTGAGGacttgtgttggtttgtgggaACAGTCGGCAATACTTAAAAGCAATTTGGGATGTTACAAATAAAACATTTTCACAACATAAACAGAGACTAAGAGTTTGGTTATCTTTAAATTACATAACTATCCTTCGAAACAAAATCATCTTAAAGAAAAGGTTATCACCAGCCATACAGAATTGATTTTGGCACCATTTACATGGCCTGCCCAATAGATAGCAAAAGAAGATGTTTAGTTTCTACCCTCCCATTGTCCCAACCCCATCCACTCTCTTCCACTCCCTAATTGCTTCCTAATCACAGTCTAAGCTGCAATCTAGGGACACAATTTCCAGTCAACAAATATACACATGCTTCAAAATGGAAACAAAATTTCGCTACTAGCAACAACACAGTGATTACTATCAAACAATAACCAAGAAATGGCACTTTTGTTGGATACAAACAAGCACTTATTAAGAAATTGAGCTGAAAAGTAACAGAACAAACAAAATTAAGCATGCAATATAGAGAGCAGCCTATAATACCTTGATGCCAAGATTCCTATGCCAAAATTGGCAATCAGCAGCACCTCCGGCCATTGTCCCAAGCATGTAAGGATTGATTTCAATAATCTTCTTCACAGACTGTGATGCTATaacaagcaaaaaaaaaaaaaactcatagtTTCATTAGAAGCAGTAACATAAAAAGTAGAAAACATTAGATAAGAATAGATAAACACTCACATATATATCCTCCCATACTGGCACGAGAATCAGCAGCAACCATAACACCTTCCTTAAAAATAAAAGCAAGAGTCGTAGTACCCTTGGCAGGCTtcaccatctgaatagcttctttAAGGAAACCATCGAACTAACAAAACCCCAAAACACACAAAAATGTCAGATAAAACCCTAAAGCTTTAACCTTTTTTCTACTACCTAGTCATTTTTCATTATCAGCTTCAACCCTAATTTTATTTTGTTCTGATTTTTCCATGAACGCTTTCGGAATCGTAAAATTGAAAATATTGGAGGAAGAAAAAAGTACTCACGTCGTTGGAATTGGGAAGCTCGAAGGATGGAGGTGCGGTGATTTCTCCGGCGACGTCGTTTCCGTGTGAAATCAGAGAAGGAAACGATTGGAGACCGGTTGTATCGAGCTTCATGATTGTAGGTTAGTGAGTGTGACCTAATTGAGAAAAGAATGAAGCGTTGTTATTCAGTTAAGAAAGGAAAATAGAGAGAAATTAAAGGAAGAGTGAGAATGAAGATGGAGCACCGATTATGGTAGAAGAAGGAATTGCAGTGTGAGATCTTGAATGATGAGTTTTGAAGCAATGTGAGTGAAAGGAACTGATTTCTGTATGTGTTGGCTTGGGGGAAAAGGCAGGCCTTCTAATGGACCGGACCAATGGctcgttttgtttttttttaatagggaatTTTTTAATACACCCTTATGGGGTGAACCACACCTCTCAAAATTCTAAATTGTCTTTTGAAGATCTATTTCCGAACGCATCAAAGTGGTTTAGATATGCATCTCCCAAAATATGGCAAGACAGAATGGTTGGCAGAACCAGAATTgttttttgactttttttaaaaagaatcaaTGTTGGTTTGATCTGTAATTTGGTTAAACCGTTAATAAAAACACAAAAGTAAATcaataaaacaaacacaataaAGATATGTAATATTGTTCTGATATAGCGAAAAATAATACAAATGTTGTTCAAAAAGTACATAATGTAAAATTAATACATCGACAAATAAAAAAGGAAGGGCATAGCCTACTGCGTATGCCTTATCCTAACCCCTAACCCTTTCTCTGCCACTTATATCCCGCAACACTTGATGCCTCCATAATCATTATTTTTACGATGGTCACTGCTTCAGGACTGCCTCTCTCAATCACTCCTAGGTCCAAAGCTTCTTGCCCAATCAACAGTATACGTTGACAAATCGAAAAGacatcaatggcatggtcatcctgggcctgctggttctccaagatctcctcatgtgctggcctaggtggACGTCCGGGAATGTCTTGTGTCATGATAGGGTGTGACATTGTGTAGAACCATGTCAAGTATCCCTCCACAAAATGTCAACTACTCGATGCTGGCATAATCTAATACTCCTATGGCACCATATGATAGTCCTAATCCTAAAAGATGTCATCGAGATCTCGACGAACATTGGTGTCACGAACAGCCTGATATGGAGATATGGGAATGATTTACACATAGCCGAACTGTCGTATGCATCGCTCAGGAAGATACCTGACCATAATTTAACTCCCCATGCCAGCCACCCTGAGTATAATGAGATGGGATCAAAGGGGACCATCTCCTTGTGATCCTCGTAAGACATCCAGTTGATGTCATCATGAACAGTCCAGTCAAGATACACCCGGAACAGCGGCACATTATTATTCCCTCTTTGCAATATATACATGGCAGCCCGTGGTAACTCTTCACGATACTCCTCATCAATGTAGAAACCATGAATATGGTGGAAGTGGGAAATGATCCATCCCTGGAAAACGAATaagagctactagctcaattggtaatgggaatggattgaacatgtacttgaaccctagggtacatggttcgattcccacgaatgGCAAAAACTTTACTAGAGAATGGGTAAAGAAGATCGTGAGGTAATAGTGCCGGGAGCGTCTTGCGAGGGGCCCGGACTGTTACATCAGCCATGTTGCATATGATTAAACTAGACAAGTGAGACAAAGTAGGTGAAACACATTGAAAATTAAGTCAAATAATGCAGCAGACAAAATACAAAAATGCAATGGGAAAGTCTCTtgcttttttgaataaaaactcGTCCTGAAGTGAAATTCCGTAAGTTTTACAAAGATACATTTCCGTATTAATTTTAGGAAAAAAATAGAATCTAACTCATTTACGAATGGATAGTATGTGAATTAAGATGCATCCGAAAGTACATTTTTATATTACAGAGGTAGTTTTGATTTTTTTCACTAAGATATAGGAACAACCTTGAAAAAAATAATCCCTTTTTTTCATGCTAAATCATTTGTTTTGGTTAAACTTTAGAGTACTTAAATAATTGAATTAAGTGGTTAATAATTTCAATtacttttgaatcaatgaataaaaaataaagacaaaatattatttttggtcCCGTAACTATACCCTAAGGttcattctggtcccttatctctAAAAAATGTCAAAGTGGTCCTTCAATTGTTCAAAAAGGATCACGTTTATCCTTTCTGTCAGCCCCGTTAGTTAAAGTCAATAAAATGGCGTATGTGGCATACATGTGGCAGACACGTGTTTATTTAAGTTGTCATGTGGGTTATTTTGTCTGaggaataaaatagaaaagaaaatgaaatagaAACGTCATTGTCACTGTTGATTCTTGGTGGTTCTTGGAGGAAACCCTAGCGCAGCTGCCATTGACGAATCTCCAAGTTGAAGTTTATGCGAACGAAGACGAAGACAGCATTCAAGGTGAAAGCGAAGACGACCTtcatcagaggtaagtttcttCATCAAAGGTAAGACGACCTCAAAACTGATCCTAATTTGATACACTGAAAATTAAGTTCAACAGGGTAACATGCCAAACCCCAAAACTAAAAACGTTGAAAACCCTAAAGTTAAGTTTGGAAGGTAAAAGACGGGGTTTAAGAGAAAATTTGAAATTGCAGTGTTTTGTGTGGAATAAGAGAAGTGAAAAATGAAAAGTATGGTTTACCAGCACTACCACAACCAACCATTAGGATGGTAGAAGAAAGAGGGAAATAGTGACGAAGAAAGGGTTTAAGATAGAGTAACGCTGATAGCAATCAAAGAAACCACCTTCTTGGATATAACGAGCGTCCCAATACACAGCGTCGCCATGATCATAGGTGTTGCAACTTGAAACGTCTCTGAACATGTTTTCCGGCAACTGAGCTGTGCGACAAGACAAGACAAGACAAGAGGATTTTGACAAAATTTGTGAGGCAGGAGAATTTTTATGAGTGAGGTACTGTTTGGGCTTTAGTTTTGTTTTTGGTTTGGACCTTGTGTTTGTATTAGGTGAGTCCTTTAATTCAATACTATAACCCTAGAATTTGGGGGAAATTTGAATTGAAGAAATCTGAACAAAACAATGAAGAACACAAGGTTGAAGAAAGAGTATATAACACTCCATATCACCTGCCACATATACAAACCTAACGTTCGTTTGTGCCATCTGAACAGAAAGGACAAACGTggtcctttttgaacaattaaaagaccaatttgacattttttaaaaataatagaccATAATAGACCTTGGGATATAATTACGGTACCAAAAAGCTATTTTgccaaaaataaaatacaaaattttagaGTACTTATATATCACCCACCAaactttattttctaaaaaaaaaaaaaaaatctaccaAATTAACACCTTAATAACTAAATTAATCTTATTCACAATCAATTAAATAAGTTTTACTTACTTTCTAAACTTTGAAttactaattttttattaaaaccaaGGATTACGGTATGAttcaattgaaaaaaaattgtaatatctAGGCATGGTATAATTCAATTTTTCTAATTAGTTTGAAAGTTTGTAAGAAAATTGTGTGATATATTTATAaactattttagtttattttaataaactCTCTGGGCCATGGTATCAttcataacaacaacaaaacatgtTATTGCTATCAGCAAATCAATATAGTAAAATGATTAGAAAAATCCATATTTTATTTTAGGATTAATAGTCATTTATCCCCGTCATATAGACAAGTTTTGATTTattccctttaaaaaaaatttgaattacccctataattttaaaattttaagtctTTTGTTCCCTAAGAGGAAAAATTACACCCCctgtaaaatatatattttttatttacccctagtttttacacgcttagggggtgCTCAAAAATTATAGGggataatccaaaaaaaattctttaaagggataaatcaaaactcgcctataGGATATGGTGTAAATGGTtattaaccctttattttatttatttttttcaaatcaaactcattttttttattaatatttgtataGAATGTGGTAAAAAGTTTAATCAGAAAACTATATCACTATTTCTTTAAAGAAAGTTTAGGAAATAAAAAGAGTAAAAACTAGACCATATTTTACTTAAGAGTGAAATTAGAAACGGGAAGTAAAGGGAAACAAAAATTGATCTaactcatttttttattaatatttgtataGAATGTGGTAAAAAGTTTAATCAGAAAACCTTTATCACTATTTCCTTAAAGAAAGTTTAGGAAATAAAAAGAGTAGAAACTAGACCATATTTTActtaaaagtgaaataaaaaacgGAACGTAAAGGGAAACAAAAAttgatctaattttttttttggtagaAAAAATGCTCTAATTTTATCCCtgctatatttatatatattatactaAATGAACAAGCAAAATAAGACTATCATCAACAGCAAGTTACATCAAGATTCTACTTTCACTATCAATGTTATGTTGTCTGTGGCCAGAATGCAGAAGTCATATATACAGTTGTTTGTGACACCCAAACGTGCCACCAACAACAGTAATAAAATTGACTACGAGTTATGACATACATATTAGACAAAATAAACCAAAAAGGAGGGCGCGTATCGAAAGTGGGGAATAAATTGTCCCCCCTAAACCCATAATATTTTTTCCTTATCAGCTTAGCTTCTATTAGTATCAATGCCAATCCCTTTTATGTTGCCTATGCCCTTAGCACTCAAAAAATTGTGGATACTCAATTCAAATGGTCCAAGTTACAAGCACCTGTAATTGTAATTGATGGGTTATCTTCTTGGTCAGCAGGCTGAGACTTGTGATCCATTGAAATGCATAAAGCTCGTCAAAATATTTCTTATTCTAGCCACCGCATTTCCAATCAATTTGAAGCCGGTGCTTCCTCGCTAGACAATATCCTTTCCATGTCTTCAAGATATGGCCAATTTTTTCTGCTATCCTTTCCATTCTTGATCTCCTGCTTAGAATATAAAGTTATTATTGAAATAGTAGCTATGTCAGAAAGTTATATTTATCAACATTTCCTACACTTGTACTATAGCTGAATATAATCCCTCCTATTATATATATTACATGTTCATGCAAGAATATCTCGGGATAAACAAGTTCATGCAAATATTATAGAAAAAAAAGACAGTGAAAATCAGAACAAGAAATTAATTTTCTCTCTCACTGGAGCTGATATAGAGGTATCCTTGGGTCAAGTTTGGTACGCGGGGATGGATGGAGGAGGTGGCAAGTATGAGCTTTGTCCCTTTCCTCCCATCACAACTTATTGTACATTAAATTTATTGGTCCCCCGGCATTTTTGGATCCACCTCTACAATGGTAAGGGGGAGAAAATTTGGGTTTCGATACAATTTTACAAGCAAAACCCAACGAAGATTTTTTACCTGGTACCTAACtgatcattaaatataaaaaccaAAAAACCAGTATGCTTGGAATCAGTGACGATTATTGAAGTGAAAGGATGGCGTTCATTATAATATTAACAGCAAGTTGCTTATAAGAAACAAACCTCATATTTCTGTACCAAAGACGTCCACCGAGATTTGCATTGTCCAGGACTTCTGCTGATCCCATCAGCCAACAAGCTCTGAGATATCTCTTCCCAGAGAGCCATTCTCCCCTTCACAACTTTAAATTTGTCACGGAGGTCACTCCGCAAATCAATCAGCTTTTTAACTTCCTCAACTttccatttatttttctttactgaTTTTGATGACTCTGGCTCGGCATTAGACATTTCTTCAGACTTGGCTTCATCGATGTCTTCAGAATCGTCTTGCTTCAGATTGGACTTATACTCCTTTCGTGAAACATAACCATTGTTAGCTTTGATTGACTTCTCAACTGATGATGCAATGAATGGTTTCCAAAATTCATTTGAATCCTCTGAATCGGGTAAATCACCCTCAGCTCCACTTGTAGTGGTGTCTTTCTCAGGTAATAGTCCTTCAATATCATTGTCATCATCTGCATAATTAATAGAATATGGTGAGAATAAACATAAAAGatactgtcaaaaaaaaaaaaattacaccaAAATAAATTGGTGTAAATCAGGTATTGAAGGACTAACACTGTATTTTCAATTACTTAATACACTGAAGTCAAGCCAAACTTACTGgtaaataattttgaaaacatATGAATCCACCATCTAAACTCATATGGGGAATTGAACTAACCTTCAAATATTGCAttttttgtgaagaaaaatgcTATAGCAAAAGCCATAGTTAGATTGgtttatatttatgttatgtAAAAAACTTCCTTTGAGTTTCACAAAAATAGACCAGTAGAATGCACAACCCGGGTGTCACGTGCCAATAACAGTAGTATTTATTGGTTTCTTTTCAgtgttcaaattttcttcttagaGAAGTTATGTTTATGTTAGTATATATGATTGAGATAAGATAGGGCAGAGCCTGATTGCTTCCATCCTCTTTACTTTCACAATGGACAAATTGGATAGTTGATTGGGTTTAGCAACTAATGTAGGTATGAAAGTGGATTCAAAAGAATCAAAGAAACACTTACATTACTTATTTCGTAAATTGCAAATACAAGCACAAAAGTGAACCAACCAGATCTCAACAGTTGACAGTTTTATATGTATTCCTGAAATGCACTTTGATGTTACCTCTTATTTGCGTTGTGGTGGATCGTTCATCCACTACTTTTCTTAATGTTGATATTCCAGGACCAACATGGGACTTGCCAGACAATTTTTTGTTTATCTCATCCGCAAAAACAGCTCCAGGGTTTTCTATGGCAACGGCAATTACTTCGGGCCGTTTACCACTGTACTTCCTCACCATCTTCCTCAACACTTCAGACACAGTTCTTTCGATGTGAGGCGGTGGGCTTTTAACAGGACAGCTAGAAAGGGCTGCATGAGCAGCTTTATGTAGTGCATCTAACAACTTCCCTTTGTCTAGCCATAGGCATCTCGTGGTAATTCTTATCTTCCCTTTCAAGGTGTTTCCAGCTAAActttctaaatttttagggcgAAATATTTCCATGCTGTAAAAGATAAATATTAGGATGCACTAAACATGTTATACTTATTATTGACTTACTTTAAAACATGAAAGATCTACCTGATTACAATGATGCCATCTAATGCAATTCTCAATCTTTCATCAATAAAGAGTTCACTAGATGTACCAAATGCTTTGTCGCCATCACTATATTTCAACTGCAAGAGAAAGGAAAAATCTCATAGCTTATTAAAGGCTTTCTAAAAGAGACCAAAGATAATTAATACTCAGGGCCACCAACCTGTAAATTCTCTTTTCCAAGGGAAATGAAACCATTAGAAAGAACCCTTCTATTTCTCAAGTGTGAAACCCCAAGCATCTCTCCGTTCTTTATAACCTGGTGGATAAAGGTCACGAGTCAGATAACATGTTATGTGAGAACTCGCGTGATATATTTAAACACATCTCTATCACAAGATCTTTAGAGAGGAAATGGCTCACAGTAGTATGCCGGATGCCAGTTGATTTTCCAAGTGATTCATGCTCCTTCAGGAACAAATATTCTCCATGTACAGGAAGAAAATGTTGCGGCTTAACTATTCTAAGTACTTCCTCCtgcaaaaatatgtattttatttactttttattagCATGAAATGTCAAACAGAAAATGCATAGAAATCATATTAAATGACACATCACATGAATGAGTAAACTGAAAAGGCATTGGAAGAAATTAACTAGTTTGAAAAGACTTGATCATTCATGCATGTGAATTCTAAAGATCTCACTATCAGGATATCAAGGGTTCGTTTgctacaaatttttaaaaaattattcttattttcaataatttagattaattttgaGACATTATTTAAAAAAGAATCTATGTTATGTTGTGTTTGTTTATGGTAATgaaaatcacaatttttatataaaaatcagTTAACAGAAACTTATTTCTAGAACTTCTCACGTgaaattgtttttatattttttcagttctaattaaaaaaatttgtaacaaatttaTCCAAtacaaaatttcttttttttaatcttaaacACGTGCCTTTAGGCCACAAGTTTGCGTGACCCTTATTGGATATCTTGAAAGTGTTGAATAGACAATGACgagcaaataaaaaatattgattagtataataaaaaaataggaaCAAAGAAATGTTGTGCAATAAAAAACTTACCAATTCTCCACGATATGCA
Encoded proteins:
- the LOC131662069 gene encoding ribonuclease J-like isoform X2; the encoded protein is MELIKKRLKEHGIFLPSRLKIFRTKNKFVAGPFEIEPIRVTHSIPDCCGLVLRCSDGTILHTGDWKIDETPLDGKVFDREALEELSKEGVTLMMSDSTNVLSPGRTTSESVVADALLRHISASKGRVITTQFASNLHRIGSVKAAADLTGRKLVFVGMSLRTYLEAAWKDGKAPFDPSTLVKAEDIDAYAPQDLLIVTTGSQAEPRAALNLASYGSSHAFKLTKEDIILYSAKVIPGNESRVMEMMNRISEIGSRIVMGRNEHLHTSGHAYRGELEEVLRIVKPQHFLPVHGEYLFLKEHESLGKSTGIRHTTVIKNGEMLGVSHLRNRRVLSNGFISLGKENLQLKYSDGDKAFGTSSELFIDERLRIALDGIIVISMEIFRPKNLESLAGNTLKGKIRITTRCLWLDKGKLLDALHKAAHAALSSCPVKSPPPHIERTVSEVLRKMVRKYSGKRPEVIAVAIENPGAVFADEINKKLSGKSHVGPGISTLRKVVDERSTTTQIRDDDNDIEGLLPEKDTTTSGAEGDLPDSEDSNEFWKPFIASSVEKSIKANNGYVSRKEYKSNLKQDDSEDIDEAKSEEMSNAEPESSKSVKKNKWKVEEVKKLIDLRSDLRDKFKVVKGRMALWEEISQSLLADGISRSPGQCKSRWTSLVQKYEEIKNGKDSRKNWPYLEDMERILSSEEAPASN